The Balaenoptera acutorostrata chromosome 2, mBalAcu1.1, whole genome shotgun sequence genomic sequence CCTGGGTCGCTTGGAAGAAGCCAAGGCATGTTATTTGAAAGCAATTGAGACGCAACCGAACTTTGCAGTAGCTTGGAGTAATCTTGGCTGTGTTTTCAATGCACAAGGGGAGATTTGGCTTGCAATTCATCACTTTGAAAAGGCTGTCACCCATGACCCCAATTTTCTGGATGCTTATATCAATTTAGGAAATGTCTTCAAAGAGGCACGGATTTTTGAACGAGCTGTGGCAGCTTACCTTCGTGCCCTAAGCTTGAGTCCAAATCATGCAGTGGTACATGGCAGCCTGGCTTGTGTATACTATGAGCAAGGCCTGATAGATCTGGCAATAGACACGTACAGGCGAGCTATTGAATTGCGACCACACTTCCCGGACGCTTACTGCAACCTAGCCAACGCTCTCAAAGAGAAGGGCAGTGTTGCTGAAGCAGAAGATTGTTATAATACAGCTCTCTGGCTGTGTCCCACCCATGCAGACTCTCTGAATAACCTAGCCAATATCAAGCGAGAACAGGGAAACATTGAAGAGGCAGTTCGCTTGTATTGTAAAGCATTAGAAGTCTTCCCAGAGTTTGCTGCTGCCCATTCAAATTTAGCAAGTGTATTGCAGCAGCAGGGAAAAGTGCAGGAAGCTCTGATGCATTATAAGGAGGCTATTCGAATCAATCCTACCTTTGCCGAGGCCTACTGTAATATGGGAAACACTCTAACGGGGATGCAGGATGTTCAGGGAGCCTTGCAGTGTTATACTCGTGCCATTCAGGTTGACCCTGCATTTGCGGAAGTCCACAGCAATCTGGCTTCCAttcacaaggattcagggaataTTCCAGAAGCAATTGCTTCTTATCGCACTGCTCTGAAGCTTCAACCTGATTTTCCTGACGCGTATTGTAATCTGGCTCATTGCCTGCAGACTGTCTGTGACTGGACAGACTATGATGAGCGCATGAAGAGGTTGGTCAGCGTTGTGGCTGACCAGTTAGAGAAGAACAGGTTGCCTTCCGTGCAGCCTCATCACAGcatgttatatcctcttcctcACGGCGTCAGGAAGGCTATTGCCGAGAGGCATGGGCACCTCTGCCTGGATAACATCAGTGTCCTTCATAAACCACCGTATGAACATCCAAAGGACTTGAAGCTCAGTGATGGTCGACTGCGTGTAGGATACGTGAGTTCTGACTTTGGGAACCATCCTACTTCTCATCTTATGCAGTCTATTCCAGGCATGCACAATCGTGATAAATTTGAGGTATTCTGTTATGCCCTGAGCCCAGATGATGGCACAAACTTCCGAGCGAAGGTGATGGCAGAAGCCGATCATTTCGTTGATCTTTCTCAGATTCCATGTGATGGAAAAGCAGCTGATCGCATCCATCAAGATGGTATACACATCCTCGTAAATATGAATGGTTATACCAGGGGTGCTCGAAATGAACTCTTTGCTCTCAGGCCAGCTCCTATTCAGGCAATGTGGCTGGGGTACCCTGGGACTAGTGGCGTGCTTTTCATGGATTATATCATCACTGATCAGGAAACTTCACCTGCTGAAGTTGCTGAGCAGTATTCTGAGAAACTGGCTTATATGCCCCATACTTTCTTTATTGGTGATCATGCTAATATGTTCCCTCACCTGAAGGAAAAAGCAGTCATCGATTTTAAGTCCAATGGGCACATTTATGACAATCGAATTGTGCTGAATGGCATCGACCTCAAAGCATTTCTTGAGAGTCTACCAGATGTGAAAATTGTCAAGATGAAATGTCCTGATGGAGGAAACAACACAGACAGCAGTAATATAGCTCTCAATATGCCTGTCATTCCTATGAATACGATTGCAGAAGCAGTTATTGAAATGATTAACAGAGGACAAATTCAGATAACAATTAATGGATTCAGTATTAGCAATGGACTGGCAACTACCCAGATCAACAATAAGGCTGCCACTGGAGAGGAGGTTCCCCGTACCATTATTGTAACCACACGTTCTCAGTACGGGTTACCGGAAGATGCCATTGTGTACTGTAACTTTAATCAGTTATATAAAATTGACCCATCTACTTTGCAGATGTGGGCAAATATTCTGAAGCGTGTTCCCAATAGCATACTGTGGCTGTTGCGTTTCCCAGCAGTAGGAGAACCTAATATTCAACAGTACGCGCAAAATATGGGCCTTCCCCAGAACCGTATCATTTTTTCACCTGTTGCTCCTAAAGAGGAACATGTTCGGAGAGGCCAGCTGGCTGATGTCTGCTTGGACACTCCACTCTGTAATGGACACACCACAGGGATGGATGTCCTTTGGTCGGGGACACCCATGGTGACTATGCCAGGAGAGACTCTTGCTTCCCGAGTTGCAGCTTCCCAGCTCACTTGTTTAGGCTGTCTTGAGCTTATTGCTAAAAATAGACAAGAGTATGAAGACATAGCTGTGAAACTGGGAACTGATCTAGAATACCTGAAGAGAATTCGTGGCAAAGTCTGGAAGCAGAGAATATCTAGACCTCTGTTCAACACCAAACAATACACAATGGAACTAGAGCACCTCTATCTACAGATGTGGGAGCATTATGCCGCTGGCAACAAACCTGATCACATGATGAAGCCTGTTGAAGTCACTGAGTTGGCCTAAATAATGACTGTGTGCACAGGAGAATTACCCCTGTACCTGAGCCTCAACCTTCTGGGGGAAAGGGAACTAGATACGTTACTTTGTACTTACCTTTGTAGCAATATCATGTTGCAGATGGGTGACAGACAGTGATAACAAATAGCACAGCCAGACTTGCTTCCTGCATGATCATGACAGGGAGAGACACAAGAGATGGGAGACTGCTGTTCCACAAGGAGTCTCCGTAGAATTTTGCAGCAGCCAGGTGTTGCCTAAGTCTGGAAGGTCTGATCTCCCTTGGTCTTCCATGGGATGGGTGGTTAGTGTGGAGGGGAGATAGAGATTGCCCAGTcttctgaattaattttttctttatatttggggTATTGgagcaattaaaaatgtttggttTCAGGTATTTTTATTCATGTGAAGTGTATATGATTCTCTTGAGATAAGGTTTTAAGCtaaaatattctttgttttagtttctgaACTCTACAGATAAATGGGGACTTTGCTGGTGTAGTCTTTTTATAGGTTTTATAAACCACTTGAGCCTATATCAGTCATTTTACTGTCTGACATGTTTGGAACTATCAGTGCTTTGTTGGTTTAtggcttaaattctttttctggtctgtttccttcttcccttccccccactttaaacattttcctgtaaCCTGGCTAACAAAAAACCAAGACTGATTCAAAACCTCCCAGAGTGTTTCTCTTAAACGCATCATCTGGTGCCAAATGAAGATTCTTAGGAGTGATTATTAATTATGAAGGGCACAGTTGTGGTACTGTcactgatgataataataatggatttTTGGCCTAGAGTTTTGACCTACTTCACCAGTGTTTTACCGTTGACTGCCCCTCTATGCTGCTTCCAAAAGTGATAGTGTGTGATAAGATTTTTACTTTCACttataaagtttgttttcttttttaagtgagtcctgttcttcctttttctttcaccagAAATGAAATCCCAGGTAAGTACAAGTACTCAAATATTTGATCAGTAAGTCACAGTTATCTCCAGTCCATTAAATAACTTTCATCAAAAAACATGTTATAGGTAAAAAGCTCTGGAGGACCTGCTATGTATATGATTATTATGTTTCAGACCTTCTAGGGTGTTATATATAATAACTTGTCTTCTGGACGTGGTCTTGAAGTCTTTATGGATTCAGCCTCAGTAGTAGCGAACTGCACTGCTACTTGGTTTGGAGTATAAATTAGACTTTAGCCCTCCTGGAGGTTGAGTTTTTGGTATTGAAAACCATAGGAATGAAATTATTGTATTTCAACAAAGGATTGAGGGCTTGAGGCTTAAACAAGCcaacatatgaatatatgtgtTTATCTTGCTGTACTGCACATATGCTGTGTAGTAACAGATATTTTGTCTGCTAGTAGTGTTCTGTCTGCTAGTAGTCTTTCCAAAGCGCTGAGGCAGTGCATCTATTCTGTAGTTGCAGCTGATGCCTGAATGTATCCTAGCTGACAAATGATTGATTAATAAGAACTTGAATTTCAGAAAGATTTGTACTGTTAACCAAAATCTGAACAAGGAGTCTCAAATGTAATTCTTAGCCAGAATTACATGTTAATGAACGATTTAACAGGTTAAATCAAGGAACATCAGTGTagggatttcttttaatttattttttacctgctTGAAATAATCAGTTAAAAGTTGCCAGGTTGGTTGCAGATGAACGGACGTTTGAAGTTCACCACACTACTTCATGTGGAATAGTATAATAGACTTCCAGCGCCCTCAAGGCTGTGACCTTGCAGCCATTTTACATAGCACAGCATCCCCCTAGAGGGATGAACCTTTCCCTGCCCGAAAAGTAGCTGCTCTTgttgaagttttgctttttgtaacaGGCTTTTGTTTCCAGGTGACATGTCTGTGGAAGACTTAATTCtgaatagagatatagatattaCTAGAAActaattgttttttctattataCTCTGCtttatcaaaaaagtaaaacatttacattGTGCTACAGAAATTCAGATGTTGTCTTGCAATCTTTaaacaataaatgaatgatttgcccttaaaaacaaaaaacaaaaaaacttcattgTGATTTTGTTTGGGATTATTTTAATCCTGTAAATTAAATGGGAAAGAAGTTAAATCTTTATTATATTGCCTTTTAGCCAGAAacttgatagatagatagataaatccaTTTATcttcaaatctcatttttaacTCTAATAAAAGTGTaaccattttcttcaaataatatgttaatatattttgtgaaggtcatttccaaatattttatatttacattcttttttctgatgtttcttagatattctttgctactctttctctgactttttttggtataatagtaatatatgtttctggtagaaaaaaatgagaagaaatcaagagaaaacaacctaaatataatTCTAATAGTCAACACCCAGATTCCAATACAGTTAACTTTTTGGTGTACTCACTAAATGCTTTTTATACtcttatgtatgtgtatttttatatttcttatgtaaATGAGATATCATACTGTTCTGTAACTTCTTTCATCTACTGTACAAGGAACATCTCATGTCAGTGTATGCACTTCATTGCTGGATGCTATTCTGTTATACAGATGtaccttaatttatttaaccagaccTTTACTGGGGacctttgttgttgtttctaaCTTTCCAGCATGAAATCATTCTGTGATAAAGCTCTTTTTACCGCCTCAATTCCAAAGAGCCTTGACATTTTATTAAGTATCGGATATATACaaaagaacatttataaaataaattttaaggacAAAAAAAGTAACAAGGACATGATCACTTGTGCACCTACTGTCCCATTTAAGACATAGAACATTTAAGCCCCTATGTGTCCCTCTCCAATCCCATCCTTCCTAATCATTCTCTATATACATCTGTTTGTGtatgtagatatacatatatgtgtatgtatatatgatttttgcatgcttttgaacttcatataattggaatttaCCATATGGGTCTTTCTGGGACAtactttttccacttaataaCATGTTCCTGAGAtgcatccacgttgttgcaaataacTACggtttattcatgtttatttctgtatagtattcaattatatgaatataccagaattttactccattctactgttggtgaatatcttggttatttctagtttttgctcttacagatatgctactatgaacatcttGTACCTACCGCCCACTACATGTGTACAAGAGTTTCTCTAGGCCAAACATcagagagtagaattgctgagtcaaaaggCATGCATACCTTCAACCTAATAGATAATgcaaattatcttccaaaatgGTTGAAATAAATTGACTCTCCCACAAACACTGTATAAGAATTCAGTGGTTCCACATCTCTAATTCTTGGTATTCCACATTGAAAAATTTTTGTCAAGCTGATGAGATTGAAATAATAtgccactgtggttttaatttgcatttccctgattacaaatgaagttgaacatattttcatatgttattttaCCATTTGTGTTCTCTCTTCAGTGATATGCCCAGTCAaatctttttcccctttaaaataaattaggttGTAGTTTTCTGAATGGCTTATAGTTTTTATATGGTCTGGATACTAACCCTTTGTCATATGGGTATAGCAAATACCCTCTCCCAGTGTGTGGCTCATCTTTTCACTTCTGTTATGGTATatcttgatgaacagaagttcttcattttaatgtagtTGACTTTAATAGTAATTTACTTTACTCCCTGTGCTTTTCTGTCTCGCTTCAGAGATTCTTCTCATCCGTTAATTGAAAagggcattttcttttattactttcaaaaagtttaaaaactctaCCTAATTTTGAGTCTTTTAGACACCTAGAATTGATTTTTGgcatgtggtgtgaggtaggggttcaGATACCTTCTTTTCTATATGAATACCCAGTTGTCTCAGCATCAGTTATTTAAAGCTCATACTTTCTCAACTGATTTTCAGTGTCCGTTCTGATACACTTGAGAATCAACTTGCCAAGTTCCACTATCCATTCCTCAATGCCCACCAGTCAAAGTAAATACTTTGTTgggattttaaatgtaataaaagaaatctATGGATCAACTGGAAAAGCAATGACAACTTtataatattgaatcttcctacCCATAAACATAgtatctctttccatttatttaaatttcctttgatttctctcagtcattttatgattttctgtatacaggtcttactcatattttgttaaatctcttcctaggtaattaatatttttgatactaCTGTAAATGGcatctgtctttttattacacgttctaattttttgttgctggtatatagaaatgcatttttaaaatattgaccttaTAAGTAtcaattttactaaaaaaaacttaattctatttttatgtataggaaaatttttaaagtggggggaagggaagaaggaaacggaccagaaaaagaatttaagccaTAAACCAACAAAGCACTGATAGTTCCAAACATGTCAGACACTAAAATGACTGATATAGGCTCAAGTGGTTTATAAAACCTATAAAAAGACTACACCAGCAAAGTCCCCatctttaatatgtatttttatgtatatgtaaaaatctTATCTCCTGCAGATGACTCCCTAGTTTCTGCTCTCTAATCAttataaattgtatataaattttatactatCTGATATTTCCAACACCTGATTGACTTTTTGTGGGTGATGTGAGTTGCTTGTTATTTTGTTGGGTCTCGCTCATGATGCTTTGCTTTTCTAATTGTGAATTCATATCTCTATGGGAATTCTTTGAAGCCTAGATAGAAGGGAGTTCATTTAAAAAGGATTTGCATGTGTTTCTGCCAGATGCTCATGGGTACTACTGAAGGAGGGCCACTTTAAACTAAATTCTCAGCTTGAAGGTTTTCCAGACCACCCAGGTAGTGCAACTCTGGCAACAAAACTCCCACGTGAGGGCTAGCTTGTACTTAGAAACTTTcaggaaagatttttcttctcctttaccaGCGCCAAATTTTAACATAAGCAAATGTCCTTGTTGTCTGCAACGGGggcaattttatttctagtataCCCTTTCGAGCTTTATGTAGGATTGTCTTTTATGCTGCCCTCTTTGGGCTGAACCTAGGCTTTGTCAACTATCATCCATATTTCACAAGGCTGTGAACACTGGATCTCAAGATCC encodes the following:
- the LOC130707271 gene encoding UDP-N-acetylglucosamine--peptide N-acetylglucosaminyltransferase 110 kDa subunit-like, encoding MASSVGNVADSTKPTKRMLSFQGLAELTHRAYQAGDFEAAERHCMQLWRQEPDNTGVLLLLSSIHFRCRRLDGSAHFSTLAIKKNPLLAEAYSNLGNVYKESGQLQEAIEHYRHALHLKADFTDGYINLAAALVAAGDMEGAVQAYASALQYNPDLYCVCSDLGNLLKALGRLEEAKACYLKAIETQPNFAVAWSNLGCVFNAQGEIWLAIHHFEKAVTHDPNFLDAYINLGNVFKEARIFERAVAAYLRALSLSPNHAVVHGSLACVYYEQGLIDLAIDTYRRAIELRPHFPDAYCNLANALKEKGSVAEAEDCYNTALWLCPTHADSLNNLANIKREQGNIEEAVRLYCKALEVFPEFAAAHSNLASVLQQQGKVQEALMHYKEAIRINPTFAEAYCNMGNTLTGMQDVQGALQCYTRAIQVDPAFAEVHSNLASIHKDSGNIPEAIASYRTALKLQPDFPDAYCNLAHCLQTVCDWTDYDERMKRLVSVVADQLEKNRLPSVQPHHSMLYPLPHGVRKAIAERHGHLCLDNISVLHKPPYEHPKDLKLSDGRLRVGYVSSDFGNHPTSHLMQSIPGMHNRDKFEVFCYALSPDDGTNFRAKVMAEADHFVDLSQIPCDGKAADRIHQDGIHILVNMNGYTRGARNELFALRPAPIQAMWLGYPGTSGVLFMDYIITDQETSPAEVAEQYSEKLAYMPHTFFIGDHANMFPHLKEKAVIDFKSNGHIYDNRIVLNGIDLKAFLESLPDVKIVKMKCPDGGNNTDSSNIALNMPVIPMNTIAEAVIEMINRGQIQITINGFSISNGLATTQINNKAATGEEVPRTIIVTTRSQYGLPEDAIVYCNFNQLYKIDPSTLQMWANILKRVPNSILWLLRFPAVGEPNIQQYAQNMGLPQNRIIFSPVAPKEEHVRRGQLADVCLDTPLCNGHTTGMDVLWSGTPMVTMPGETLASRVAASQLTCLGCLELIAKNRQEYEDIAVKLGTDLEYLKRIRGKVWKQRISRPLFNTKQYTMELEHLYLQMWEHYAAGNKPDHMMKPVEVTELA